A single genomic interval of Nostoc commune NIES-4072 harbors:
- a CDS encoding glycosyltransferase, with amino-acid sequence MNTLPSLNLVKSLENSVTETPNSQPIYALISVHGDPTAEIGKEGAGGQNVYVRELGLALAKRGCQVDMFTRREYPDQEEIVELAPGCRTIRLNAGPAEFITRNDLFEYVPEFVEAWLNFQQRTGRSYALIHTNYWLSAWVGLELKSRLGLPQVHTYHSIGAVKYRNVENPPQIAVIRHCVEKAILEQADYVISTSPQEAEDLRQLISQYGRIKVIPCGINTEHFGSVSKEIARQQLGIDADSQIILYVGRFDPRKGVETLVRACANLPSGFQLYLVGGSREDGADFKEQQRIETLVNDLGLEAVTVFTGRISQALLPAYYAAGDICVVPSYYEPFGLVAIEAMAAGIPVIASNVGGLQHTVVHGETGFLVPPCDSKALAIAIYSLLQNPTLKESYGNAAQNWVQSRFSTQGVAAQVHELYQSLTLDTFVQEIIQTKKLTPDLERQIQSLLKSKVLKSNEIKALEKLIDSFSNDIVQWATN; translated from the coding sequence CTGAAATTGGTAAAGAAGGGGCAGGTGGTCAAAATGTCTACGTGCGAGAATTGGGGTTAGCATTAGCAAAACGCGGCTGTCAGGTTGATATGTTTACCCGACGCGAGTACCCCGACCAAGAAGAAATTGTGGAATTAGCACCAGGGTGTCGCACTATTCGTTTAAATGCTGGGCCAGCAGAATTCATTACTAGAAATGATTTATTTGAATATGTACCAGAATTTGTAGAAGCCTGGCTGAATTTTCAACAACGAACAGGGCGTAGCTATGCCTTGATTCACACTAACTATTGGCTTTCTGCTTGGGTAGGATTAGAACTTAAATCTCGATTGGGACTACCCCAAGTTCATACCTATCACTCTATAGGAGCAGTTAAATACCGTAATGTGGAGAATCCGCCGCAGATTGCTGTAATTCGTCATTGTGTGGAGAAGGCTATTTTAGAACAAGCAGATTATGTAATATCCACTAGCCCCCAAGAAGCGGAAGATTTACGTCAGTTAATTTCGCAGTATGGACGTATTAAAGTTATTCCCTGCGGAATTAATACTGAACATTTTGGTTCTGTAAGTAAAGAAATTGCTCGCCAACAGTTGGGAATTGATGCAGATTCTCAGATAATCTTGTATGTAGGACGTTTTGATCCCCGTAAGGGAGTTGAAACCCTAGTCAGAGCTTGCGCCAATTTACCTTCAGGATTTCAACTCTATCTAGTTGGTGGTAGCCGTGAAGATGGAGCAGACTTCAAAGAACAACAACGTATTGAAACTTTGGTGAACGACCTGGGATTGGAAGCCGTTACAGTTTTCACGGGACGAATTTCTCAAGCGCTGTTACCTGCTTACTATGCCGCAGGGGATATCTGCGTTGTACCGAGTTACTACGAGCCTTTTGGTTTAGTGGCGATTGAAGCAATGGCAGCCGGAATACCTGTAATTGCGAGTAATGTGGGAGGATTGCAGCATACGGTGGTGCATGGTGAAACTGGATTTTTAGTTCCTCCTTGTGATTCTAAGGCATTGGCGATCGCTATTTACAGTTTATTACAAAATCCAACTCTCAAAGAAAGCTATGGCAATGCTGCACAAAATTGGGTTCAGTCTCGTTTTAGCACTCAGGGAGTTGCCGCCCAAGTTCACGAACTCTATCAATCTTTAACACTTGATACATTTGTTCAAGAAATTATTCAAACTAAAAAGTTAACTCCAGATTTGGAAAGACAAATCCAAAGTTTGTTGAAGTCAAAAGTTTTGAAATCCAATGAAATTAAAGCTCTAGAAAAATTAATTGACTCTTTTTCTAATGACATTGTGCAGTGGGCAACCAATTAA
- a CDS encoding DUF3267 domain-containing protein translates to MNIATRNEPIYVFRVTPEISLIWTTLGSLLLILAAAGASWYYAIIHEQTVIFSVESSGDGAWRGIIAFLVLLTIICITTIVHELVHGIAFAAFGGSPRYGLKVKYFLPLAYATSPGDFFRRNAFIMIGLAPLVVLDIVCLLLLAIFPQASWLIWVIAFNTGGAIGDIWIAVQLLRCPQSIRVEDREEGIAIYAPPSVTRRELPFARTDKTKPLSGVKALLNLAFMSLALVLISSFLLIPVLKILEVPSFIIGNNSFWIFRWINNTKGFSIEFNWISFVTVIFTLLLLSLLTNMLRRRQ, encoded by the coding sequence ATGAATATAGCAACTCGAAATGAGCCAATCTATGTATTTCGTGTAACTCCAGAAATATCACTAATTTGGACTACTTTAGGTTCATTATTGTTAATATTGGCAGCAGCAGGTGCAAGTTGGTATTATGCCATCATTCACGAACAAACAGTAATTTTTAGTGTAGAAAGTTCTGGAGATGGAGCTTGGCGAGGAATTATTGCTTTTTTAGTTTTGCTTACTATTATTTGTATAACTACCATTGTTCATGAATTGGTGCATGGAATTGCGTTTGCTGCCTTTGGTGGTTCACCGCGTTATGGATTGAAAGTTAAATATTTCTTACCTCTTGCTTACGCCACTTCACCAGGTGACTTTTTTCGTCGTAATGCTTTTATTATGATTGGGTTAGCACCATTGGTAGTCCTTGATATTGTATGTTTATTACTGCTAGCAATTTTCCCTCAAGCAAGTTGGTTAATTTGGGTAATTGCATTCAATACAGGCGGTGCAATTGGCGATATCTGGATAGCAGTACAATTGCTACGCTGTCCGCAGTCAATTAGAGTCGAAGATAGGGAAGAAGGTATAGCAATTTACGCACCTCCTAGTGTGACTCGCCGAGAGCTTCCTTTTGCTAGAACTGATAAAACTAAACCTCTCTCAGGTGTAAAAGCTTTGTTAAACCTCGCTTTTATGTCTTTGGCATTGGTGCTGATTTCTAGCTTTTTACTAATACCAGTATTGAAAATCTTAGAAGTTCCTTCATTTATTATCGGTAATAATTCTTTCTGGATTTTCCGGTGGATAAATAACACAAAAGGATTTAGTATTGAATTTAACTGGATATCTTTTGTTACAGTTATTTTTACATTATTGTTACTAAGTCTTTTAACTAATATGCTTCGACGACGACAGTAG